A DNA window from Brassica napus cultivar Da-Ae chromosome C1, Da-Ae, whole genome shotgun sequence contains the following coding sequences:
- the LOC106376557 gene encoding deoxycytidylate deaminase-like yields MNNARDLAVVSTSAIVGALISALAFRFFSSNPKPRRSASTEISAVSRRFPGLDPYSPLKRNGYLSWDDYFMAIAFLSAERSKDPNRQVGACLVSQNGVILGIGYNGFPRGCSDDRLPWAKKSKTGDPLETKYPYVCHAEVNAILNTNHASAAGQKLYVTMFPCNECAKIIIQSDVAEVIYFVEKRLNDSDIAYVASHKLLAMANIKVRKHQPEMDQILIKFEEDLL; encoded by the exons ATGAACAACGCTCGAGATCTCGCAGTCGTCTCTACTTCTGCAATTGTCGGTGCTTTGATTTCAGCTCTTGCGTTTCGCTTCTTCTCATCAAACCCTAAGCCCCGAAGATCTGCTTCCACCGAAATCTCCGCAGTTTCCAGAAGATTCCCTGGTCTCGATCCTTACAGCCCTTTGAAGCGAAATGG GTACTTATCATGGGATGATTATTTCATGGCGATTGCATTCCTTTCAGCTGAAAGATCAAAGGATCCTAACAGACAG GTCGGTGCGTGTTTGGTGAGCCAAAATGGTGTGATTCTCG GAATTGGCTATAATGGCTTTCCAAGAGGTTGCTCGGATGACAGACTTCCATGGGCCAAG AAATCCAAAACTGGGGACCCATTGGAGACAAAGTACCC ATATGTTTGTCACGCTGAAGTCAATGCCATTCTAAACACAAACCACGCATCTGCGGCTGGCCAG AAGCTTTATGTCACAATGTTCCCTTGCAACGAATGTGCAAAGATTATTATACAG TCTGATGTTGCTGAGGTAATATATTTTGTGGAAAAGAGATTGAATGACTCAGATATTGCCTATGTAGCATCTCACAAGCTCTTAGCCATGGCCAACATCAAA GTTAGGAAACATCAACCAGAGATGGACCAGATCTTGATCAAGTTCGAAGAAGACTTACTGTGA
- the LOC106376556 gene encoding SNF1-related protein kinase regulatory subunit gamma-1, with translation MASVPEIKIVRSESLGHRSEVSSPEAKLGMRVEDLWDEQKPQLSPNEKLNACFESIPVSAFPLSSHSQDIELRSDTSLAEAVQTLSKLKVLSAPVVDVDAPEDASWIDRYIGIVEFPGIVVWLLHQLDPTSPRSPAVAGSNGVSHDFTAVILDNGDSAVTSGNFFEVLTSSELYKNTKVRDISGTFRWAPFLALQKDNSFLTMLLLLSKYKMKSIPVVDLGEAKIENIITQSGVIHMLAECAGLHWFEDWGVKTLSEVGLPIMSKDHIIKIYEDEPVLQAFKLMRRKRIGGIPVVERKSQKPVGNISLRDVHFLLTAPEIYHDYRSITTKNFLVAVREHLEKHGDTSAPILSGVIACTKNHTLKELILMLDAEKIHRMYVVDDSGNLEGLITLRDIIARLVHEPPGYFGDFFDGVMPLPQNYRV, from the exons ATGGCGAGTGTGCCGGAGATAAAGATAGTGAGGAGCGAGAGCTTAGGGCATCGAAGTGAGGTGTCGAGCCCGGAAGCTAAGCTAGGGATGCGTGTGGAAGATCTCTGGGATGAGCAGAAGCCGCAGCTCAGCCCTAACGAGAAGCTCAACGCATGCTTCGAGAGCATCCCTGTCTCTGCTTTCCCTCTCTCCTCTCATTCACAAG ACATCGAGTTAAGATCAGACACAAGCTTGGCTGAAGCTGTTCAGACACTATCGAAACTCAAGGTTTTGAGCGCTCCTGTTGTAGATGTTGACGCGCCTGAAGACGCCAGCTGGATTGACCGCTACATCGGTATTGTGGAGTTTCCAGGCATTGTTGTCTGGCTTTTGCATCAG TTGGACCCAACATCTCCAAGGAGCCCTGCTGTTGCAGGTTCAAATGGAGTTTCTCATGACTTCACCGCCGTTATCCTGGATAACGGAGATTCAGCTGTAACTTCTGGAAACTTCTTTGAGGTCCTTACTTCTTCAGAGCTATACAAGAACACCAAG GTTCGAGATATCTCTGGAACATTCAGATGGGCACCCTTCCTTGCTCTGCAGAAAGACAACTCCTTTTTAACCATGCTGTTGCTTCTTTCCAAGTACAAAATGAAGAGCATCCCAGTTGTTGATCTAGGCGAAGCAAAGATAGAGAACATAATCACACAGTCAGGAGTTATCCATATGCTTGCAGAATGCGCAGGGCTTCACTGGTTTGAGGATTGGGGTGTCAAAACTCTCTCTGAAGTCGGTCTTCCCATTATGTCAAAGGATCATATCATAAAG atatATGAAGATGAACCAGTTCTTCAGGCGTTCAAGCTGATGAGGAGAAAGAGAATTGGAGGCATACCCGTCGTTGAAAGAAAAAGTCAGAAGCCAGTAGGCAACATTAGCCTTAGAGATGTTCACTTTCTCCTCACTGCACCTGAGATTTACCATGACTACAG GTCAATCACAACGAAGAACTTCTTAGTAGCGGTTAGAGAGCATCTGGAGAAGCATGGGGATACATCAGCACCTATCCTGAGTGGTGTCATCGCTTGCACTAAGAACCATACGCTGAAGGAGCTGATTTTGATGCTAGACGCAGAGAAGATCCATAGGATGTATGTGGTGGATGATTCAGGTAACCTTGAAGGACTCATCACTCTCAGAGACATCATTGCAAGACTTGTACATGAGCCGCCTGGCTATTTTGGTGATTTCTTTGACGGTGTTATGCCTCTCCCTCAAAACTACCGAGTCTAA
- the LOC106373538 gene encoding uncharacterized protein LOC106373538: MSFWVDNWSPYGSMENFLLSTSQSRLGIPQTASLVDMNDDGNWLLPPARSDDWLQLQIYLTTGSLNQDKDYYEWILEDKPTKNYSTSDVYNKLRGDDQSVPWAKVTWNKGGFPRHSFLAWLFTLDKCPTRDRLLRWGLQSDSTCLLCNAADESRDPLLFECSFSWNMWSAVASK, translated from the coding sequence ATGTCGTTTTGGGTGGACAACTGGTCACCTTATGGATCGATGGAGAACTTCTTACTTAGTACTTCTCAGTCTAGACTAGGAATCCCTCAGACTGCTTCCCTTGTTGACATGAATGACGATGGGAATTGGCTACTTCCACCTGCTAGATCAGATGATTGGCTACAACTTCAGATTTACTTAACAACTGGCTCCCTCAATCAAGATAAAGATTACTATGAATGGATACTAGAAGATAAGCCAACCAAGAATTACAGTACTAGCGATGTCTACAACAAGCTTAGGGGAGATGATCAATCCGTACCTTGGGCGAAGGTAACCTGGAACAAAGGAGGATTCCCTCGTCACAGTTTCCTAGCCTGGCTCTTTACCCTCGACAAGTGTCCTACTCGTGATCGATTACTTAGATGGGGACTGCAGAGTGACTCCACTTGCCTCCTCTGTAATGCGGCTGATGAATCAAGGGATCCCCTACTCTTCGAATGCTCTTTCTCGTGGAACATGTGGTCTGCAGTGGCATCAAAGTGA